A window of Streptomyces sp. NBC_01224 genomic DNA:
GCACTTCGATCGCGTACCGGCGCCGGGGTGAAGGACCACCGGTGATCCTGGTGGGCGGAGCACTGAGCACGGCGGCGACCGAGGCTCCCCTCGCCCGCCTCCTCGCGCCGCACTTCGAGGTGGTCACGTACGACAGGCGCGGCCGCGGCTCCAGCGGCGACAGCGGGCCGTACGCGGTGGAGCGCGAGATCGGGGACCTGGCCGCGCTCGTCACCTCGGTGGGCGGCCGGGCCTCGGTCTTCGGCACGGGAGCCGGTGGCGTGCTGGCCCTGGAGGCCCAGGCCGCCGGCCTCCCCGTGGACCTGCTGGCGGTGTACGAACCGCCCTACACACCGAGCGCCTCGGGCCTGCAGTACAAGGCGTGCTGCACCTCCCGCCTGCACCGGCTGCTGACCACCGGGGACCGCGCGGGAGCCGTCGAGCTGTTCCTCTCCGTGACGGGCGTACCGGCCGACATGATCGCCCGGATGCGCCGCGCCCCGCTGTGGAGCGACCTGGTGGCGATGGCCCACACCCTCGCGTACGACGACGCACTGCTCGGCAACGGCGCGATCCCGGCCGCCCGGTTCGCCTCCGTCACGGCCCGCACCCTGGTGATCTGTGGCGGCTCCAGCCCCACCCCCGCCCGCCAGTCCACCCGCGCCCTCGCGGAGACCCTCCCCCGCGCCCGCCACCGCACCCTGACAGGTCAGACACGCGAACTGGCGCCGCAGGCGATGGCTCCGGTCCTGGCGGAGTTCTTCGGCAGGGACATGT
This region includes:
- a CDS encoding alpha/beta fold hydrolase, which translates into the protein MDKTLSRDGTSIAYRRRGEGPPVILVGGALSTAATEAPLARLLAPHFEVVTYDRRGRGSSGDSGPYAVEREIGDLAALVTSVGGRASVFGTGAGGVLALEAQAAGLPVDLLAVYEPPYTPSASGLQYKACCTSRLHRLLTTGDRAGAVELFLSVTGVPADMIARMRRAPLWSDLVAMAHTLAYDDALLGNGAIPAARFASVTARTLVICGGSSPTPARQSTRALAETLPRARHRTLTGQTRELAPQAMAPVLAEFFGRDMYARQAS